In the genome of Parasteatoda tepidariorum isolate YZ-2023 chromosome 10, CAS_Ptep_4.0, whole genome shotgun sequence, the window TTGGGTGTCCTGGTGCATTGTCCAATAGCAGCAGTGCTTTCAACGGCAAGTCATTGGTATCAAGGTAGTCCTTGATGCTCGGAGCACAAACTGTAAATAGCCATTCTTTGAAAAGATATTGCGTGACCCATGCCCTCTGATTCGATCTCCATATTACTGGCAGTTTGCTCttaattatggaaattttttttaatgctctggGATTCTCAGAGTGGTAAACGAGCTCTTCCAATGTTTTTATTANNNNNNNNNNNNNNNNNNNNNNNNNNNNNNNNNNNNNNNNNNNNNNNNNNNNNNNNNNNNNNNNNNNNNNNNNNNNNNNNNNNNNNNNNNNNNNNNNNNNNNNNNNNNNNNNNNNNNNNNNNNNNNNNNNNNNNNNNNNNNNNNNNNNNNNNNNNNNNNNNNNNNNNNNNNNNNNNNNNNNNNNNNNNNNNNNNNNNNNNNNNNNNNNNNNNNNNNNNNNNNNNNNNNNNNNNNNNNNNNNNNNNNNNNNNNNNNNNNNNNNNNNNNNNNNNNNNNNNNNNNNNNNNNNNNNNNNNNNNNNNNNNNNNNNNNNNNNNNNNNNNNNNNNNNNNNNNNNNNNNNNNNNNNNNNNNNNNNNNNNNNNNNNNNNNNNNNNNNNNNNNNNNNNNNNNNNNNNNNNNNNNNNNNNNNNNNNNNNNNNNNNNNNNNNNNNNNNNNNNNNNNNNNNNNNNNNNNNNNNNNNNNNNNNNNNNNNNNNNNNNNNNNNNNNNNNNNNNNNNNNNNNNNNNNNNNNNNNNNNNNNNNNNNNNNNNNNNNNNNNNNNNNNNNNNNNNNNNNNNNNNNNNNNNNNNNNNNNNNNNNNNNNNNNNNNNNNNNNNNNNNNNNNNNNNNNNNNNNNNNNNNNNNNNNNNNNNNNNNNNNNNNNNNNNNNNNNNNNNNNNNNNNNNNNNNNNNNNNNNNNNNNNNNNNNNNNNNNNNNNNNNNNNNNNNNNNNNNNNNNNNNNNNNNNNNNNNNNNNNNNNNNNNNNNNNNNNNNNNNNNNNNNNNNNNNNNNNNNNNNNNNNNNNNNNNNNNNNNNNNNNNNNNNNNNNNNNNNNNNNNNNNNNNNNNNNNNNNNNNNNNNNNNNNNNNNNNNNNNNNNNNNNNNNNNNNNNNNNNNNNNNNNNNNNNNNNNNNNNNNNNNNNNNNNNNNNNNNNNNNNNNNNNNNNNNNNNNNNNNNNNNNNNNNNNNNNNNNNNNNNNNNNNNNNNNNNNNNNNNNNNNNNNNNNNNNNNNNNNNNNNNNNNNNNNNNNNNNNNNNNNNNNNNNNNNNNNNNNNNNNNNNNNNNNNNNNNNNNNNNNNNNNNNNNNNNNNNNNNNNNNNNNNNNNNNNNNNNNNNNNNNNNNNNNNNNNNNNNNNNNNNNNNNNNNNNNNNNNNNNNNNNNNNNNNNNNNNNNNNNNNNNNNNNNNNNNNNNNNNNNNNNNNNNNNNNNNNNNNNNNNNNNNNNNNNNNNNNNNNNNNNNNNNNNNNNNNNNNNNNNNNNNNNNNNNNNNNNNNNNNNNNNNNNNNNNNNNNNNNNNNNNNNNNNNNNNNNNNNNNNNNNNNNNNNNNNNNNNNNNNNNNNNNNNNNNNNNNNNNNNNNNNNNNNNNNNNNNNNNNNNNNNNNNNNNNNNNNNNNNNNNNNNNNNNNNNNNNNNNNNNNNNNNNNNNNNNNNNNNNNNNNNNNNNNNTGCAAAAGCTATGCCACTCAGTAACAATACTGTTAGCAGAAGAATAGACGAAATGAGTGAAGATATTGAAAACAACATgctgaaaacaagaaaattctcAGTGCAAATGGATGAATCAACTTTGATAGACAGTGTGGCAGTATTGATAACTTACGTAAGATATATTGATAAAGGGCATTTTGCTGAACAAATGCTGTTCTGTAAAAGATTAGAAAGCACCATGACCTCTaacgatatatatataataagctaaaaaaGTACATAGATGTCAATAATATACCAATAAATACATAACATCTTGTGCTGCAGATGGTGTTCCTGAGAAAAATGGCcgcttaaaattgatgaaagatGAGAATCCAGAAATGATTCTCGTGCATTGTGTTATTCATAGGGAAAATTTGGTAGCTAGAAACATCTTGCCTGTTCTAAATGAAGTACTACATTCAGTAATAAAGTGCATCAATGATATTAAAGCTAATGCCAAATGCGAGCTTCTCTTCAAGCTATTTTGTGAAGAACAAAATGCAGACCATGTGAGACTTTTACTTCACACTGAAGTAAGATGGCTCTCTAAAGGGAACTGCTTGAAAAGATTTATGGAACTGTTTGATATTCTTAGTGATTTTTTAAGCGACAAAcctaaaatgaaatatctgttaACAGTCGATGATAAAGCATTTGTGAGTTATTCAGCcgatatctttgaaaaactaaatatattaaataagcaacTTCAATGAACAAATAATACTCTTGTTGATGCAAAAGCAAAGATCTTTGTTTTCATTACCCTTATTGAGTTATGTCAgatatatattaacaacaaaaactttgaacagtttcattggctccaaaaatgtgaagtaaataaTACCACTTTACTTGTTATTGTCGATCATCTGAAATTTCTATCGgctgttttaaaagaaagattctctgatttcaaacaaattgattttccaACATGGATGATGCAGCCAAAGTTAGTGGATTTGTCTGATATATCAAATATGCAGTATCAAGAACTCgcagaaatgcaaaatgatgagtcagttaaaaatttatttaatataaagggagtgatggcatggctttgtgaggaaacagaaatcaaatacccaaattcaaccaaatgtgcaaaaaaaactattgctaccgtttccatcttcatatttagctgaatTTGGATTTAGTGCTGTAAATGATTTACTGCTAGAAAAAGAAATCGTCTGGATATAACACAACGGGGATACTTGAGACTGAAGCTAACCAAATTGGAACCTAACATAAAATCTCTGTGCAGCAAGGatctcactaaattaaaatattaaattattatagaaaaatctttattaaaactattttaattttaatttttcattatatgttttgaaaatttatttactgtgtTTCGTTAACAATTCCTTGTGATTTCTTCCTAAAACctatcatttaagtttcttaagtgaacaattcaattttttaatattaaaaattatgtatatgttacatagGGGGGCATACGAATTTTAGAATGGCTTAGGTGGGGCATGGCACaaaaaaaggttgggaaacactgggttagagtccccttgccgagGTTGTGGTTttcctccatgtaacgcaaatgcgggttctATCAAAACTCCTCTGCGAAAGGCAAAattttcccaatacttaatccagaagttcccttgttttctggattcagttcaaaattacaaggctacggagtttaacattagtcgtaaacccaaaaaaattgggacggctgttcaacgatggttataaaataaaatactctctaatattttttttgaataaatacttttgtaatatGTTGCGACAATGTAAACATTCAGCAAtagatcaattaaaatattattacaaaaaaatacagaGTCAGTCACCGATGACTGACGTAGTATCCAACGTGTTAATTAACTGTTCAAAATagttacagtaatttttaaatacaagctgaaaaagtttgttttaagaGGTTTTAaccttcgtttaaaaaaaaaattattttttattaattcaaatttttacaactCATTcccatatttaatataaataatttaaaaaggtaaataaatatattaagaagccaaaatgttgctttttttattttaattttaaaaacttttaatataaaagtattagtaaaaattatcagTTGATATGGTGATTTATCAACTGATAATGTGATTATTGATATGGTGATTATTAGTGGTGATTTTTCTCCCCGTCTAAGTTCTCTCCATAAAACGCTTTAAGGTTCACAGTAGTGACAAGTACAGAAGTGACAAAATCTTGAAGAATAATGTCTTGCCTAGACCAAGTTAGATTCTGTAACCTCATTATGAGTATCATTCAGTTGATGCTGATATCTCTTTAATGGTCATTTATGGCCCCTCcataaaatgtcttaaaagGCACAGTAGTGACAAGGACAGAAGTGATAAAATGatgaagaatattattttgtgtgAACCTAGTTACAGGGTCAAATAGCCTGATTACgtgttttattgaatttagtCATTAGAATGAtcaggtataaaataaaaatttaattatgaatgtgaaatagaatataaaagGTATGGACGTAATTGaagcttattaaaatatattcatactTTTAAGCTGATTTAAATACACTATTTGTTTAACAATAGTCTGaacatttactatatttttatttatacatggAAAATGAGGAATACACTAATAACACAGTCGTGAAAATTTCCATGTagcataaaaatcatataaatattattacaaaattatgcataatttaaacaaCAGGACAGAGGCACGGaagataaatagtaataaataaaatttttaaaaaaaatacagaatgtgGGATATAGCTAGCAGGCAGAGAActaaatgtttcctttttttttaaatgcaaatacaaCAACCTTGGCGATTCTAGCTTGCTCAAAAAAATACGTAATACTTTAAGCgagtcgtgatggctcaggggacagagcgttcgcattccaaagaggtgaaccgggctcgaatcccagtaATGGCTGATCGAAACGACCACATCGTTTGCACctaccacagtgttgacgtaaaatatcctaagtggtagacggatcatgggtaacagtccccttgccgtcaggctaaccgtgggaggttttcctcacCCTGTGCTGCAagtgtgggttagttccatcaaaaaaagtcctccgcgaaggcaaaatctcccaatacttgaagaggagtttccttgtcttttggattgtgttcaaaattacaaagctacagagttgaacattagcagtcgtaaactcaaaaaattacgCCGCCTGTTCAACCACGGTTATAGAATGAAATAGTACTTTAGACAATTATTATACCTATCAATATGCCTAatgaaattattcaagaaataacagaatggaaattataaaagcaataatattttcaggcATACGTAAGGATTTTGAAACTCAATTTGACAAGTTTCACtgtgaaaatgttaaattgaagtttaatttttgtacgtgtagagatataaaaaaaattttttttacttacaagtCAATTTTCCTTCCAGATGAAGATAATTCTCATTTACAGTGTCAACAATGACTGTAGtagataatattttgttaattaagttATTCTAACAATGTTTGTAATTTAAGAACTACAAATGTGTAAGTAATGGCGTTCATTTGTTACTCTATTTTCCCAAAATAATTCGATAAATATTTGACAGGAATTAAGGAGCTGATAAACATTTCTTGATAAAAGAAACATGATGATAAGTTATTTATCTGATCCACGCTGTTATCCTACAAATGCGaactgaaacttttattttacccACAATCCCAACCGCGATACGATAACTCATACTTAACCTTGAGCGATTTAATTCTATATTGGATCAATGCTTTCATCTATTTCTCGATAGAGTGCGTTTATGAGctgatagaaataaatatttacaaattatgtagtattttatttaaatgaataaaaattttaaattatgatgtcaataaaatatactattttaagtgaaaaattttattttagggtAGCAAAACTAGTTTAAATGTCTAGGTATTGGTTAAGGTCagcttcaaatatatatatatttaaaatctttgaagTCGGAAAAGTGTTCCTATAACGGAGTTCCACGTTACAATTAAAGgggtaaaaactttaaaaattcagcGAATCATTACTTAGGTCATtactgaaaacatcaaaacctatTTGATTGCCTGAAAAACTAAGAAGCTCGAGAAGAAATTCCAAATTTCATCACGCAATTCAGCTTGTTTTGATGTTTCTCATTCCGCTTTCTTTACTAGTGATTTAAAAGTCTAAGATAGCATGTTTCTTTATGAcacgtttaaatattaatttgcgacctATATAACGACAtgcttatttaattcaaatttttcaagaattttaaatgtttacatttagGGCGATCTTTATAGACCACCGTCCTACAGTTTCTTAAGTGTATGAGATATTCCGTTTCacagtctgaaaaaaaaatgattccgCAGAAAACGAGCTCTTCAAGTTTCAACATCTTTTTAACAATTGGTGACCGCTGATTCGGATGTTTTTAAGTTCCTTCAACGGAATAACGGAACTTAATTGTTCTAATCGGCCGTAACTCGTATTTTGATGGAAATCAAAACTGTATCTTTCACCATCAGaattcaaattatacaaatttaagaagttattgacgctatttcagaaaattttcctaGATCGCATTTCGGGGGTCAAAAGTCCGACTCCGTCAAAAATgccatgtttattcagagaaagtgtatttttgtgtctgatttcgtaactcaaaatatcgcctgcacttattaatcagcatatttgagataaccccctcgagccattaagattgagttctagaacgtgaaaattcgatctttagatcaaaagttactcaaaGTGCTCTCTTTTTGCGCTCTGTGCATTTGCATTATAAGATAAGACAACTCAAAACGTGCAATTTAAATTAGAGTCAAACGATTTCTAAACCGACAGCTTATTGCTTAATGGGCAAAGTTAGCATTAGACAAAATAACCATTTTCATATCTCTCGATTCTATTAAAATGAGTATTATTCGCTGAGGCAAACCAGTACAATATTATCCTTAAAAACctttatataacaaaatagaacaaattatcgtacaaaaatacaattacataCTGAAAACTTAGCACACTGTTGAACTTTGCACCGTCCATTTCGAATGTTTGTTCAATTAGACAAGGGTTAATAAATCATTCGTTGTATTGGGCAAACAAAACTGAATATAtgtgtgaataaataaaaactagttcAATATCCTAATAAATACTCTACGTTTTTTAGTAATCATGTAATCAAAATCTTTCAAAGATTGAATTTTAAGCTGATGACATATATCCGATTTTTGTACCTATTTCATAACAATTTGAAAGTTCTGCAAAATGTTGAAGTTAATTTCTTAACTGAAAAGTACATTTacaattaagcaatttttaccTTCACCAACATTTGGAAATCTGccagaaattgaaattaacagcttacaactatttcaaaatttcagctgAATTGGCATGGTGAAATCATAAGTCTAATAT includes:
- the LOC122271569 gene encoding protein FAM200A-like, translated to MSEDIENNMLKTRKFSVQMDESTLIDSVAVLITYVRYIDKGHFAEQMLFYGVPEKNGRLKLMKDENPEMILVHCVIHRENLVARNILPVLNEVLHSVIKCINDIKANAKCELLFKLFCEEQNADHVRLLLHTEVRWLSKGNCLKRFMELFDILSDFLSDKPKMKYLLTVDDKAFVSYSADIFEKLNILNKQLQ